One Ignisphaera sp. DNA window includes the following coding sequences:
- a CDS encoding orotidine 5'-phosphate decarboxylase / HUMPS family protein translates to MGLLYQEAVKRPLLQVALDLIDLNAAIDVAIKSVNADVDIVEIGTPLVKSFGLHALREIRKIAREKIVLADLKTVDAMALEFNPYANEGANAVTILGIVEDDIIKDAVELCRSLGVDLVVDLIYVQNPIDRAFRLASYGVNIVNLHIGVDVQRKRGLSAKQLLREVEEISQSDILVSVAGGIKHADIDTFIQSGAKIIVMGSAITKSPDPYEATKKAVEIIRKQYT, encoded by the coding sequence ATGGGTTTACTGTATCAAGAAGCTGTAAAAAGACCATTACTACAGGTAGCACTGGATCTCATAGATTTGAATGCGGCCATAGATGTTGCCATAAAGTCTGTGAATGCTGATGTTGATATCGTAGAGATTGGGACTCCACTAGTAAAATCCTTTGGATTGCATGCACTACGAGAAATAAGGAAGATTGCAAGAGAAAAAATTGTTTTAGCAGATCTGAAAACAGTTGATGCCATGGCCCTTGAATTCAATCCGTATGCAAATGAAGGTGCCAACGCTGTTACAATTCTTGGAATTGTAGAAGATGATATAATCAAAGATGCTGTAGAGCTTTGTAGGAGCCTTGGGGTAGACCTAGTCGTTGATTTAATATACGTTCAAAATCCTATTGACAGAGCATTTAGGCTGGCTAGCTACGGGGTGAATATAGTTAATCTACATATAGGTGTTGATGTACAGAGAAAAAGAGGTTTATCAGCAAAGCAATTACTACGTGAAGTAGAAGAGATATCGCAGAGCGATATTTTAGTGTCTGTAGCGGGCGGTATAAAACATGCTGATATAGATACATTCATTCAGAGTGGTGCAAAAATAATAGTGATGGGCTCTGCAATAACGAAAAGCCCTGATCCATATGAGGCTACTAAGAAAGCTGTTGAAATAATTAGAAAACAATATACATAG
- a CDS encoding metal-sulfur cluster assembly factor: MNSDEMKKKVIDVLRNVYDPEIPINVYDLGLVYSINIDGNRIDVTVGLTSPFCPVAHLVAKQAEDALKNAFPDKEVHVKLDLEKVWNPSMMTEEGKKLFKILYGYDPSELIQR; the protein is encoded by the coding sequence ATGAACTCAGATGAAATGAAAAAGAAGGTAATAGATGTTTTGAGGAATGTTTATGACCCGGAGATACCAATTAATGTTTACGACCTTGGGCTAGTCTATTCGATAAACATTGATGGGAATAGAATAGATGTTACAGTAGGTCTAACATCTCCGTTTTGCCCAGTAGCGCATCTTGTTGCTAAACAAGCTGAAGATGCTTTAAAGAACGCATTTCCAGATAAAGAAGTCCATGTTAAATTGGATCTTGAAAAGGTCTGGAATCCATCAATGATGACTGAAGAAGGGAAGAAATTGTTTAAGATACTGTATGGTTACGACCCTTCCGAGCTCATTCAAAGGTAG
- the psmB gene encoding archaeal proteasome endopeptidase complex subunit beta, with protein sequence MSYERLVTGATAVGIKTDSGVVLGAERRISYGGYIVSRAGKKVFRVGDRMAMAAAGLVGDMQTLHRILNAEIMYRELVTSSKISVRAAAKLLSAILYSYKLMPFISEIIFGGYDENGYHLYVLDPVGSVIEDDYAAVGTGAPISIGIIEAEYKKELDLENAMELAIRAIRAAISRDAVSGDGIDVIAVTKNGVVEKSITL encoded by the coding sequence ATGTCATATGAAAGATTAGTAACAGGTGCGACAGCTGTTGGCATTAAGACTGATTCTGGTGTGGTTCTAGGAGCTGAAAGAAGGATTAGTTATGGAGGGTACATTGTTAGCAGAGCAGGTAAAAAAGTCTTTAGGGTAGGGGATAGAATGGCCATGGCTGCTGCAGGGCTCGTTGGTGATATGCAGACATTGCATAGAATACTAAATGCTGAAATAATGTACAGAGAGCTGGTTACATCATCGAAAATAAGTGTTAGAGCAGCTGCTAAACTGCTTTCAGCGATTCTATATAGCTATAAGCTAATGCCATTTATATCTGAAATAATTTTTGGGGGATATGATGAAAATGGTTATCACCTCTATGTTCTAGATCCCGTAGGCTCTGTAATTGAGGATGACTATGCTGCTGTGGGAACAGGTGCACCAATATCGATAGGTATAATAGAAGCTGAATATAAGAAAGAGCTGGACCTAGAGAATGCAATGGAGCTCGCAATTAGAGCTATAAGAGCTGCTATATCAAGAGATGCTGTCTCTGGTGACGGTATTGATGTTATTGCCGTAACAAAGAATGGTGTAGTGGAGAAGAGCATAACTCTATAG
- a CDS encoding endonuclease V: MKFLIESAKKAQTFLSSRILIASLGIDINNINVVGGADVSYKKDWGCATVVAYNIKSDSILSYATYCDKVSVPYIPGFLAFREAPLIIKALNKLLNKVRIEVLFVNGHGLAHPRRFGIASHIGLVFNMPSIGIAKKLLYGDIVLRDGREAIVVENSVVGYVLTNNSHRIYVTIGHRITADEAASLAMRTWKKVYALPEPIRLADEISRKEVRRLATDL; this comes from the coding sequence ATGAAATTCCTAATAGAAAGCGCGAAAAAGGCACAGACATTTCTAAGTTCGCGTATCCTTATAGCCTCTCTGGGTATCGATATAAATAATATAAATGTTGTTGGAGGGGCTGACGTTAGCTACAAAAAAGATTGGGGCTGCGCAACAGTCGTGGCATATAACATTAAAAGTGATAGCATATTATCTTATGCAACATATTGCGACAAGGTTTCTGTACCCTATATACCAGGTTTCCTAGCTTTTAGAGAAGCCCCTTTGATAATCAAGGCCCTAAATAAATTGCTAAACAAAGTTCGCATAGAGGTTTTGTTCGTTAATGGTCATGGCCTTGCCCATCCAAGAAGATTTGGCATAGCCTCTCATATAGGCCTAGTATTTAACATGCCTTCAATTGGTATAGCAAAGAAATTGCTCTATGGAGACATAGTTTTACGCGATGGCAGAGAAGCTATAGTTGTCGAAAATAGTGTTGTTGGCTATGTTCTCACCAACAATTCGCATAGGATATATGTAACCATCGGCCATAGAATAACAGCTGATGAAGCAGCAAGCCTTGCTATGAGGACATGGAAAAAGGTTTATGCGCTACCCGAACCAATAAGACTGGCGGATGAAATATCGCGAAAAGAGGTTAGAAGATTAGCAACAGATCTTTGA
- a CDS encoding molybdopterin biosynthesis protein: protein MGENIVKNYKKRKIFHTLLSIEDAISRLEELNLLKPLGVETVDISHAYNRVLAEDIFAPIDYPPFDRSEVDGYAVSIKSVEGVDELHPAKLKVIGKISIGDVPSIEIGEGVAAAIDTGAIVPRGADGIVMEEYVDRENDEVTIYRGVFPGENISYAGSDIALGEIVLHRGSRLSYLEIGVLAALGIKYVKVYRKPRVVVVSIGNELESPGKDLAVGKIYDSNGYAVTSYLRSIGIEAEYYGILPDNEDHVYAVLSDLVGKYDVIVTSGGTSAGEEDVTYRVFERLGEIIVHGLKVKPGKPTVVAVTREGKFLFGLPGFPLSALTVAATFLRPILERLEGLEPSIKFIKALTTFKVRKDIGRTWYVPVILSFVGGRRYAILLSAPSGSVSSLLKADGIAVLREEKDYIEEGEEVEIIPVGERDKEAVIAGSHDILLTVLLSKFNLIQKTSLSFIGSYKGLELLRKGYIDIAPIHLFDHVSGEYNMPFIKSDEKLKSSVVLVRGYKRRLVLAFRKGNPKNIKGFDDVLRDDIRFVNRNRGSGTRAYIDKLFMDLSKQLGLGFNDLTRRVNGYWYEVSTHSGVAAAIAQNRADVGICSEYAAESYGLDYIPLTWELYDFAINARSLEKRFIQKFIEALASSEARDLVNSFKGYEAAENMGSKICC, encoded by the coding sequence ATGGGTGAAAATATTGTGAAGAATTATAAAAAAAGAAAGATATTCCATACGTTGCTATCCATCGAGGATGCTATTTCAAGACTTGAAGAACTAAATTTGTTGAAACCTCTTGGTGTAGAGACTGTAGATATATCCCATGCTTATAACAGAGTTTTGGCTGAAGATATTTTTGCTCCAATAGACTATCCACCTTTTGATAGATCTGAGGTTGACGGATATGCAGTCTCCATTAAATCTGTAGAGGGTGTTGATGAGCTCCATCCAGCGAAGTTGAAGGTAATAGGCAAAATCTCGATAGGCGATGTCCCCTCAATCGAAATTGGCGAGGGGGTTGCGGCTGCCATAGATACTGGCGCGATTGTGCCTAGGGGTGCAGACGGTATTGTAATGGAGGAGTACGTTGATAGGGAAAACGATGAGGTAACCATATACAGGGGTGTTTTCCCGGGGGAGAACATATCATATGCAGGAAGCGATATAGCACTTGGCGAAATAGTGTTACATAGAGGCTCTAGACTCTCATATCTAGAGATAGGGGTTTTAGCCGCTTTGGGAATCAAGTATGTCAAGGTGTATAGAAAGCCTAGAGTCGTGGTTGTATCTATTGGCAATGAATTGGAATCACCTGGAAAGGACCTGGCTGTAGGAAAAATCTATGATAGTAATGGCTATGCAGTAACATCTTATCTGAGGTCTATTGGTATCGAAGCTGAATACTATGGCATATTACCTGATAATGAAGACCATGTATATGCAGTGCTAAGCGATTTGGTAGGTAAATACGATGTTATTGTCACATCAGGGGGAACCTCAGCAGGCGAAGAAGATGTGACCTATAGGGTATTTGAGAGGCTAGGGGAGATAATTGTTCATGGACTTAAGGTAAAACCTGGAAAACCAACGGTTGTAGCTGTAACAAGAGAGGGTAAGTTCTTGTTTGGCTTACCAGGTTTCCCACTTTCGGCACTCACAGTTGCGGCAACATTTCTCAGACCTATCTTGGAAAGGCTTGAAGGTTTGGAACCGTCAATTAAATTCATAAAGGCCTTAACAACATTCAAGGTGAGAAAAGACATTGGGAGAACATGGTACGTCCCAGTAATTCTAAGTTTTGTTGGTGGAAGAAGATACGCGATCCTGTTATCGGCTCCGTCAGGTAGCGTCTCATCATTGTTGAAAGCAGATGGCATAGCCGTGCTGAGGGAGGAAAAGGACTATATTGAAGAAGGAGAAGAGGTAGAGATTATACCAGTTGGAGAAAGAGATAAAGAGGCTGTGATAGCTGGAAGCCACGATATATTGTTAACAGTATTGCTATCTAAATTCAATTTAATTCAGAAAACTTCTCTGAGTTTTATAGGATCTTATAAGGGGCTTGAGCTTCTCAGGAAAGGTTACATAGATATTGCACCAATTCATCTCTTTGATCATGTTTCCGGCGAATACAATATGCCATTCATAAAAAGCGATGAAAAATTAAAGAGTAGCGTAGTTCTGGTAAGAGGTTATAAAAGAAGATTGGTGTTGGCGTTTAGAAAGGGCAATCCCAAAAACATTAAGGGATTTGATGATGTGCTAAGAGATGATATAAGGTTTGTCAACAGGAATAGGGGCTCTGGAACAAGAGCATATATCGACAAACTGTTTATGGATCTTTCCAAGCAACTTGGGCTGGGCTTCAATGATTTAACTAGAAGGGTTAATGGGTATTGGTATGAGGTTTCTACACATAGTGGTGTGGCGGCTGCAATTGCCCAGAATAGGGCTGATGTTGGTATTTGTAGCGAGTATGCAGCTGAAAGCTATGGCCTGGACTACATACCGCTGACTTGGGAGCTCTATGACTTCGCAATAAATGCTAGAAGCTTGGAAAAGAGGTTTATACAGAAATTCATTGAGGCTCTAGCCAGCTCAGAGGCAAGGGATCTTGTAAATAGTTTTAAAGGTTATGAGGCAGCCGAAAATATGGGTTCAAAGATCTGTTGCTAA
- a CDS encoding molybdopterin molybdotransferase MoeA: MSYQYKSVEEALKLLLQHVKLEPGFTEVELDNAVGMVLAEDIYAPIDLPPFDRSAVDGYAICSEAVSSASPHNPIPLKIQFSDTLNSCDEAIPVVTGQKMPVGADAVVMIEDVTRDNNTIYVTRPLSKYANVSRRGEDIKAGEKIASKGEIIKPVHVAIFSALGITKIKVFEKVSIGVIATGSEVVEPAYGIRAYEEGLILDSTSVLVRTTLSKYHFINTKWYGIIKDDEKQIGDVILKALNENQALVITGGTGPSDQDKTFNAVINVGKNPIIITRGLAIKPGRPTSIVVVENKPIFLLSGFPVAAYIALNVIVLNFLFKALGILDDMFVEVPASATKKVSGSIGYDTFVRARISKCGDELCVEPVLLHGSGVLKSLLISNALLVVPRNVEGFDKGDRIWVKIL; encoded by the coding sequence GAAGTTGAATTAGATAATGCCGTTGGTATGGTGCTAGCCGAAGATATTTATGCGCCTATAGACCTTCCACCATTTGATAGAAGCGCTGTTGACGGTTATGCAATATGTAGTGAGGCTGTGTCATCAGCTTCTCCACACAATCCAATACCATTGAAGATACAGTTTAGCGATACACTAAACTCGTGTGATGAAGCAATACCCGTTGTTACAGGACAGAAAATGCCTGTAGGAGCCGATGCCGTGGTAATGATAGAGGATGTTACAAGGGATAACAACACAATTTATGTGACAAGACCACTATCAAAATATGCCAACGTTTCTAGAAGAGGAGAAGACATTAAAGCAGGAGAGAAGATAGCGTCAAAAGGGGAAATAATAAAACCCGTGCATGTAGCGATATTCTCGGCCCTTGGAATAACAAAGATAAAGGTTTTCGAAAAGGTCTCTATAGGAGTTATTGCAACAGGCTCCGAGGTTGTGGAACCAGCATACGGTATTAGAGCATACGAAGAAGGCTTGATACTTGACTCAACCTCAGTACTTGTACGAACCACCCTCTCAAAATATCATTTTATAAACACTAAATGGTATGGTATTATCAAAGATGATGAAAAGCAGATAGGGGATGTAATACTAAAGGCCCTTAACGAAAACCAAGCCTTGGTGATTACTGGTGGCACAGGTCCTAGTGACCAAGATAAAACCTTTAATGCTGTTATTAATGTCGGCAAAAATCCGATAATAATTACAAGAGGTCTTGCTATAAAGCCTGGTAGGCCAACATCTATAGTTGTTGTAGAGAATAAACCTATCTTCCTTCTTTCAGGCTTTCCCGTAGCTGCATATATAGCTTTGAATGTCATAGTACTCAACTTTCTATTTAAAGCGCTAGGAATACTTGATGACATGTTTGTCGAGGTTCCAGCCTCAGCAACAAAGAAGGTGAGTGGCTCCATAGGATACGATACATTTGTTAGAGCAAGGATATCGAAATGTGGAGATGAATTATGCGTTGAACCTGTGCTTCTCCACGGCTCTGGAGTATTAAAATCGCTACTTATTTCAAATGCGTTGCTTGTTGTTCCCAGAAATGTTGAAGGTTTTGACAAGGGTGATAGGATATGGGTGAAAATATTGTGA